Proteins from one Astatotilapia calliptera chromosome 8, fAstCal1.2, whole genome shotgun sequence genomic window:
- the LOC113027806 gene encoding homeobox protein SIX3-like, whose protein sequence is MVFRSPLDFFSASRLLLPHFADGSPVLARSQSPDDSSVACAPVALPGLCFSAAQIASVCETLEETGDIERLARFLWSLPVTSDGRDSISEHESVQRARAVVAFHTGSFRELYHILETHRFTRASHGKLQAIWLEAHYREAEKLRGRPLGPVDKYRVRKKFPLPRTIWDGEQKTHCFKERTRGLLREWYLQDPYPNPGKKRELAHATGLTPTQVGNWFKNRRQRDRAAAAKNSNRLQHHHMCSDRARALSRGGCSPDGSTERADGETLLSVTDSDSDLDV, encoded by the exons ATGGTTTTCAGGTCTCCCCTCGACTTTTTCTCAGCCTCCCGCCTCCTCCTGCCGCACTTTGCGGACGGGTCCCCTGTCCTGGCTCGCTCTCAGTCCCCGGATGACTCTTCCGTGGCTTGCGCTCCCGTTGCCCTCCCGGGACTGTGTTTCTCTGCTGCACAGATCGCCAGCGTGTGCGAGACCCTGGAGGAGACAGGAGACATCGAGCGGCTGGCCCGCTTCCTCTGGTCGCTCCCGGTGACCTCGGACGGCCGCGACTCTATTTCTGAACACGAATCTGTGCAGCGGGCTCGCGCTGTAGTAGCCTTCCACACGGGAAGTTTCCGAGAGCTTTATCACATCCTGGAGACTCACCGCTTCACGCGCGCCTCGCACGGTAAATTGCAGGCGATATGGCTCGAAGCGCACTACCGGGAAGCAGAAAAGCTACGCGGGCGGCCACTCGGACCCGTGGACAAGTACCGCGTGAGGAAGAAGTTCCCGTTACCCAGGACCATCTGGGACGGAGAGCAGAAGACACATTGCTTTAAAGAGCGCACCAGGGGCCTGCTGAGAGAGTGGTACCTGCAGGATCCGTACCCTAATCCGGGCAAGAAGCGGGAGCTGGCACACGCCACCGGACTGACACCGACCCAAGTAGGGAACTGGTTCAAAAAccgcagacagagagacagggcGGCAGCAGCCAAAAACAG tAATAGGTTGCAGCACCACCACATGTGTTCCGACAGAGCGCGTGCACTAAGCAGAGGAGGCTGTAGTCCAGACGGGAGCACAGAGCGCGCGGATGGAGAAACTCTGCTCTCAGTAACGGACAGTGACTCCGACTTGGACGTCTGA